A genomic region of Gemmatimonadales bacterium contains the following coding sequences:
- a CDS encoding aminopeptidase P family protein: protein MRRPIGLVLLLAVLSGIRADLAAQQRPFGTVREQAERQQAWLAKRLETILPPLMRAYGVDMWVIPTQEYNEDPVFTSLVSPTTFAARRRTIYVFFDRGPERGVERIALGGSSQGGLYEAVRSTRAVEGAIAGQQAELWGDQQWLVLKDVIEARQPKVIGINTSRTFAFADGLSSGELAGMSEALGPEWTSRFRPAEGLAVDFIASRLPEEEVFFRELTALVWSMIEEMFSSRTITPGVTRTSDLVWWWRQRVADLGIGTWFQPSVAVQRRGATADQLGADPVIERGDLIWCDVGLTALRLNTDTQHNAYVLREGETDAPEGLKRALSRANRAQDILFEEVRPGRTGNEILRAVRATMDREGLDGTMYSHPVGMHGHGAGPLIGLWDRQEGVPGRGDHKVIPGMWYSSELQVTTPVPEWGGQRVRIAQEEDFFVGRDGRPSWVLKRQDRFHLIR from the coding sequence ATGAGGCGACCCATCGGCCTGGTTCTGCTGCTGGCAGTTCTCTCGGGGATCCGGGCAGATCTTGCCGCGCAGCAGCGACCGTTCGGAACCGTTCGTGAACAGGCCGAGCGGCAGCAAGCCTGGCTTGCGAAGCGACTGGAGACGATCCTGCCACCGCTGATGCGAGCCTACGGGGTCGACATGTGGGTGATCCCGACCCAGGAGTACAACGAGGATCCGGTCTTTACGAGCCTGGTCTCGCCGACCACCTTTGCGGCCCGACGCCGGACCATCTACGTCTTCTTCGATCGCGGCCCTGAGCGCGGGGTCGAGCGGATTGCGCTCGGCGGGTCGTCGCAAGGTGGGCTCTACGAGGCGGTCCGCTCCACGCGAGCGGTCGAGGGCGCTATTGCAGGGCAACAGGCCGAACTCTGGGGCGACCAGCAGTGGCTGGTGCTCAAGGATGTGATCGAGGCGCGGCAGCCCAAGGTCATCGGCATCAACACCTCGCGAACCTTTGCCTTTGCCGATGGCCTCTCATCGGGCGAGCTGGCCGGAATGTCGGAGGCGCTGGGCCCGGAATGGACGAGTCGCTTCCGGCCGGCGGAGGGTCTGGCGGTGGACTTCATCGCCTCCCGGTTGCCCGAGGAGGAAGTGTTCTTCCGCGAGCTCACTGCGCTCGTCTGGTCGATGATCGAGGAGATGTTTTCCTCCCGGACCATCACGCCGGGCGTAACCCGGACCAGTGACCTCGTCTGGTGGTGGCGGCAGCGGGTTGCCGATCTCGGAATCGGGACCTGGTTTCAGCCGTCGGTTGCTGTGCAGAGGCGGGGTGCCACTGCCGACCAGTTGGGAGCAGACCCGGTAATCGAGCGGGGCGACCTGATCTGGTGTGATGTCGGCTTGACGGCGCTCAGGCTCAATACGGATACGCAACACAATGCGTACGTCCTTCGCGAGGGCGAAACCGATGCTCCCGAGGGACTGAAGCGTGCCTTGTCGCGCGCGAACCGGGCCCAGGATATCCTGTTCGAAGAGGTCCGGCCGGGGCGAACCGGCAACGAGATTCTCCGTGCGGTTCGTGCGACGATGGATCGTGAGGGGCTCGATGGCACGATGTACAGCCATCCGGTCGGGATGCATGGTCATGGGGCCGGGCCGCTGATTGGCCTCTGGGACCGCCAGGAAGGGGTCCCTGGCCGGGGCGACCACAAGGTGATTCCCGGGATGTGGTATTCGAGCGAATTGCAGGTGACCACGCCGGTGCCCGAGTGGGGCGGGCAGCGAGTCCGGATTGCGCAGGAGGAGGACTTCTTTGTCGGGCGCGACGGTCGGCCCAGCTGGGTACTCAAGCGCCAGGACCGCTTCCATCTGATCCGCTAG
- a CDS encoding aromatic ring-hydroxylating dioxygenase subunit alpha, translating into MTTEMNQFHRTTTTFRQGSFTMPAAYYLSPEIFAEESERIGLTQWHCVGRADRVAEPGDYYLCSIAGESLIIVRDRSGDVRAHFNVCRHRGTRLCSAEAGRFSGSIQCPYHAWTFGVDGRLLGAPHMQDVEGFVKSDYGLHSARVATWEGFLFVNLDSEAQPFEVMAAPLVGRLSRFGLDRLRSGHRVRYEIRSNWKLIYQNYSECLHCPMIHPELSCRLPYQSGANDLVEGPYLGGYMEIVDGAESVTTSGRYAARLIADLSPDDRRRAYYYTVMPNLMLSIHPDYVNYYTVWPVSAEQTVVESEWLFHPEAFDAPDFHPEDAIAMWDVTNRQDWQITEESLLGIKSRRYQPGPYSARESMPAAWDRAYLDLMGRAA; encoded by the coding sequence ATGACGACAGAGATGAACCAGTTTCACCGAACCACGACCACGTTCCGGCAGGGGTCGTTCACCATGCCGGCGGCGTATTACCTGTCGCCCGAGATCTTTGCCGAGGAGTCCGAGCGGATCGGCCTGACACAATGGCACTGCGTCGGTCGGGCGGACCGGGTTGCCGAGCCGGGAGACTACTACCTCTGCAGCATAGCGGGCGAATCTCTGATCATCGTTCGCGATCGGAGCGGCGACGTGCGGGCGCACTTCAATGTGTGCCGGCATCGCGGTACTCGACTCTGCTCGGCAGAGGCCGGGCGTTTCTCTGGGTCGATTCAGTGCCCGTACCACGCCTGGACCTTCGGTGTCGACGGCCGGCTGCTTGGTGCGCCGCACATGCAGGATGTCGAAGGCTTCGTCAAGTCTGACTATGGGTTGCACAGTGCGAGGGTGGCCACGTGGGAAGGGTTCCTCTTCGTCAACCTCGACTCGGAGGCGCAACCATTCGAGGTGATGGCCGCGCCGCTGGTCGGGCGGCTCAGTCGGTTCGGCCTCGATCGGCTTCGGAGCGGACACCGCGTTCGCTACGAGATCCGATCCAACTGGAAACTGATCTATCAGAACTATTCCGAGTGCCTCCATTGTCCGATGATTCATCCGGAACTGTCCTGTCGCCTGCCGTACCAGAGTGGTGCCAACGATCTCGTGGAGGGCCCGTACCTGGGCGGCTATATGGAGATCGTGGATGGGGCCGAGAGCGTGACGACCTCGGGTCGCTACGCGGCGAGGCTGATTGCCGACTTATCGCCGGACGATAGGCGGCGAGCCTACTACTACACTGTGATGCCCAATCTGATGCTGAGCATTCACCCCGACTACGTCAACTACTACACCGTCTGGCCGGTCTCGGCCGAGCAGACCGTGGTCGAGAGCGAGTGGCTCTTTCACCCCGAGGCATTTGACGCCCCAGACTTTCATCCGGAGGATGCCATTGCGATGTGGGATGTTACCAACCGCCAGGACTGGCAGATTACCGAGGAAAGCCTGCTGGGCATCAAGTCCCGGCGCTACCAGCCTGGGCCGTACTCAGCGCGCGAGAGCATGCCGGCGGCGTGGGACCGCGCCTATCTCGACTTGATGGGACGGGCGGCATGA
- a CDS encoding NAD(P)/FAD-dependent oxidoreductase, with product MSVPTVVIGGGSSGLVAAIGLARAGTKVMLLEAGSDFGGVLRPIEFVPGYRALPMAGDPGWFPPEVARGIGLGFPAAQDPVARIAAPVDGKEWLEVHADPGETAASLRRYAPDDAAAWPAFAGRLHRLAGLLRTLYVSAAPRVDADSVGEMVGLLKLGRKLRSLGRAEMVEVLRVVPMAVAELLDEQFQFDPLKGIVAADAVTDLCQGPCSGGTTFALLHRQVGSEPGGYRIRGGTDPSALITALVAQARRVGVDLRADARVAHLRIDDYRVRGVVLSSGEELACEEVVSTLDPYRTLLEVVDPVWLDPEVIQAVRNIRYRGAVSKVMVALDGLPPLPPGFDGRIALAPSVPYLERAYDAVKYGRMSDAPYVEVRFPTIAHPDFAPAGKHVAVLHVQFTPYQLREGNWDALRDTVGDLALRVAGDRIPGFAALVRDRAVLTPLDIERDFGLREGALSQGEMMLDQILFMRPIPGWSQHATPVTGLYLAGSGTHPGGGIVGASAWLAAQAVLGGRS from the coding sequence ATGAGCGTTCCGACGGTCGTGATCGGCGGCGGTTCGAGCGGGCTCGTTGCCGCCATCGGGCTGGCCCGGGCGGGTACCAAGGTCATGCTGCTCGAGGCGGGGTCGGACTTCGGCGGGGTACTCCGCCCGATCGAGTTTGTGCCTGGCTATCGTGCGCTCCCCATGGCGGGTGATCCGGGGTGGTTTCCGCCCGAGGTGGCCCGCGGGATCGGGCTCGGCTTTCCGGCGGCTCAGGACCCGGTCGCGCGGATTGCCGCCCCCGTCGACGGCAAGGAATGGCTCGAAGTCCATGCTGACCCAGGGGAGACAGCGGCGAGTCTGCGCCGCTACGCTCCGGATGATGCGGCAGCCTGGCCGGCCTTCGCGGGGCGGCTGCACCGGTTGGCCGGATTGCTCCGGACTTTGTATGTCTCGGCTGCGCCGCGGGTCGATGCGGACAGTGTGGGCGAGATGGTCGGCTTGCTCAAGCTTGGGCGTAAGCTGCGCAGTCTCGGTCGTGCGGAGATGGTCGAAGTGCTGCGGGTCGTGCCGATGGCTGTTGCCGAGTTGCTGGACGAGCAATTTCAGTTCGATCCCCTCAAGGGCATCGTCGCGGCGGACGCCGTCACCGACTTGTGCCAGGGGCCATGCTCGGGCGGGACAACGTTTGCGCTGCTTCACCGCCAGGTGGGCAGCGAGCCAGGTGGCTATCGGATCCGTGGGGGCACCGACCCGTCGGCGCTGATCACCGCGCTGGTCGCCCAGGCCCGGCGGGTTGGTGTCGATCTGAGGGCGGATGCGCGGGTTGCTCACCTCAGGATCGACGACTATCGGGTCCGCGGCGTGGTGCTGTCCTCCGGTGAGGAGCTTGCCTGCGAGGAAGTCGTTTCCACGCTGGACCCCTACCGCACGCTCCTCGAGGTCGTGGATCCGGTCTGGCTCGACCCGGAGGTGATTCAGGCGGTACGGAACATCCGGTACCGGGGCGCGGTGTCCAAGGTGATGGTCGCCCTCGACGGTCTGCCGCCGCTGCCGCCCGGGTTCGACGGACGGATTGCGTTGGCTCCGTCGGTTCCGTATCTCGAGCGCGCGTATGACGCGGTCAAGTACGGGCGGATGTCGGACGCGCCCTATGTGGAGGTCCGATTCCCCACCATAGCCCATCCTGATTTTGCTCCTGCGGGGAAGCATGTAGCGGTGCTGCACGTCCAGTTCACGCCGTATCAGCTTCGAGAAGGCAACTGGGACGCGCTGCGCGATACAGTCGGTGATCTGGCCCTCCGCGTCGCCGGCGACCGGATTCCCGGCTTTGCAGCGCTGGTTCGGGATCGTGCTGTGCTCACGCCGCTCGACATCGAGCGAGATTTCGGACTGCGGGAGGGCGCCTTGAGTCAGGGTGAGATGATGCTCGACCAGATTCTGTTCATGCGCCCGATTCCAGGATGGTCGCAGCATGCCACGCCCGTGACCGGACTCTATCTCGCCGGATCCGGTACCCATCCGGGGGGAGGTATCGTCGGGGCTTCTGCCTGGCTTGCCGCACAGGCGGTGCTGGGTGGGCGAAGCTAG